The following coding sequences lie in one Xiphophorus maculatus strain JP 163 A chromosome 4, X_maculatus-5.0-male, whole genome shotgun sequence genomic window:
- the tlnrd1 gene encoding talin rod domain-containing protein 1, with the protein MASSGSGRSTCEGSSSPLSGSVQQRKRLSFICDACKAKVQMVADLLLLSSETRPVLTCEGVALADTFDQCRDTVIARTKELSILTHDIQCQLNMGRFTEVGDRLLEMADLVVSLTECSTHAAYLAAVENPGSQPCLPGLVDRYKVTRCRHEVEQSCSILRVSPLADLTPQVLLELSQNISTNLKTLTDISLLASERSRDRFAKEQFKLSVKSISTSGTAFLACIKEVKTQPSELTRNRCIFFSAALVQAVSALVGFATEPQFLGRAASVSAEGKGVQTAVLGGAMSVVSACVLLTQGLRDVAQHLESSSKMADYRERLRNSACAVSDGCTLLTQALRERSSPRALPPVNSHSVN; encoded by the coding sequence ATGGCTAGCAGCGGCTCTGGCAGATCCACTTGTGAGGGATCAAGCAGCCCACTGAGTGGCAGTGTGCAGCAGAGGAAGCGGCTCTCCTTCATCTGTGATGCATGTAAGGCCAAAGTGCAGATGGTGGCTGACCTGCTGTTGCTGTCCAGTGAGACCCGGCCGGTCCTGACCTGTGAAGGTGTTGCACTGGCTGACACCTTTGACCAGTGCCGTGACACAGTCATTGCCAGAACTAAAGAGCTCTCCATTCTCACCCACGACATCCAGTGCCAGCTTAACATGGGTCGCTTTACAGAGGTGGGGGACCGCCTCCTGGAGATGGCCGACTTGGTGGTTTCTCTGACTGAGTGCTCGACACATGCTGCCTACTTGGCAGCTGTGGAGAACCCTGGCTCACAGCCCTGTCTGCCGGGTTTAGTTGATCGCTACAAGGTGACACGCTGCCGACATGAGGTGGAACAGAGTTGCAGCATCCTCCGAGTTTCTCCCCTGGCAGATCTCACCCCTCAGGTTCTTCTTGAGCTTTCCCAAAACATCTCCACCAATCTCAAGACTCTGACGGATATCTCATTGCTAGCCAGTGAGAGATCCAGGGACCGCTTTGCTAAAGAGCAGTTCAAGTTGAGTGTGAAGAGCATAAGCACAAGTGGCACTGCCTTCCTGGCCTGCATTAAAGAAGTTAAGACCCAGCCCAGTGAGCTGACCAGAAATCGATGCATCTTTTTTAGTGCTGCTCTGGTCCAGGCGGTCAGCGCCTTGGTTGGGTTTGCCACAGAGCCTCAGTTCCTGGGAAGAGCTGCAAGTGTCTCAGCCGAAGGAAAGGGGGTACAAACTGCAGTGTTGGGGGGGGCCATGAGTGTGGTCTCAGCCTGCGTCCTCCTCACTCAGGGCCTGCGAGACGTCGCTCAGCATCTTGAGAGCAGCTCCAAAATGGCAGACTACCGAGAGCGTCTGCGTAACTCAGCATGTGCCGTGTCTGACGGCTGCACTCTGCTCACTCAAGCACTAAGAGAACGATCTTCTCCCAGGGCTCTGCCGCCAGTAAACTCTCATTCTGTGAATTAG